The Nyctibius grandis isolate bNycGra1 chromosome 20, bNycGra1.pri, whole genome shotgun sequence DNA window AAGGCAGAATtataacagcagaaaaactgcattttaatcctcttctctccctattcctttgcttttcaacCCAGTATTCGGAAGAAGCCAACAACCTTGCTGAAGAATGTGAAGAAGCCAAGAGACTTGGAGCTGTTGATGGCTCTTTGAGGTTTGACTTTTTTCCACAATCCTTACTTGTCTTGAAGGAAACATAGTATCAGTGCTCTTTCTGATAgtctttttccactttctttgcagcaaggaAGCCCAGCAGGCAGTGCTCCAGTGGACACAGCACGATGACTCTTCAGACAGTTTCTGCGAAGCTGATGGTATGGGGACCTGTTTGATCTGACAAGTCTTGCAGTGGGATTTTAAGCACCTCTGCGAAACTTTCAGGCCAATGTGTGGTATTTCAGCAAGCCTGGAGCCTATATAGCATTACTTCTCTTTTCCACCTTACTCGCcctcagtattttgaaaataatatggTGCAAATATCATGGAATCataaatggtttgggttggaagggaccttaaagatcatccagttccaaccccctgccatgggcagggacaccttccaccagaccaggttgctccaagccccatccaacctggccttgaacactgccagggagggggcagccacagcttctctgggcaacctgggccagggtctcaccaccctcacagcaaagaatttcttcttcatatcacatctcaatctcccctctttcagtttaaaactgttccccctcgtcctgtcactccatgccttgtaaaaagcccctctccagctttcctgtagccccttcaggtgctggaaggtgctagatggtctcctcagagccttctcatctccaggctgaacagccccaactctctcagcctgtctccatagcagaggtgctccagccctctgagcatcttcatggcctcctctgggctcgctccaacagctccatatttCTGACAAAGCTTCCTTGCTGGTCAGGGTCTGCTGTGTTTAGCAGCTTGGATGGAGCACACTCAGAGTTTGCTTTGCCATCGGTGGCCTTGCGCTCTGATAGCTCTGAAGGCCACAGAGCTGTGTCCTGCTGCAGTGGGTTGATGCACAGCAAATAGTATGCCCCTGCCTCTCTGGGGAGCGATGAGCTGGTCTCTCTGCTGGGAGGACTGTTCAGTATGCGAAGGCGTGGCTGGATCAGCCTTGGAAGATGTCATTTTCCTTGAGAAGCTTTTGTCCCTGACTCAGCACTCTGCTTTGCAGACATCTATTCTCCTGATGCGGAGTATGTGGACTTACTCCTGAATCCTGAACGCTATACTGGCTACAAAGGGCCGGATGCCTGGAAGATCTGGAACAGTATTTACGAAGAAAACTGCTTCAAGTAGGTGCTTTGGGAGACGGGTCCCACGAGCTTGCAGGCGCTGATTTTTGTGGAGGGGCCGCACATGCTTTAACTGCTCCTTTAATCCCCATCCTCCTGTCTTTGCTGCAGTGCTTGTGCAGTgtgggctgcccaaggaggggCCAAGCTGTGGGGCTGCCCCATGAGCCCCCCTTGGCTGCTCTTTGCCCCATGGCCTGCCCTGGTGCAGGCTCCCCATGCAAGCCCTGCCATGTGGCAAGacagcagcctggcaggggTGCAGATGTCTTGTGCAATGTGGTCCTGGGCACACAGTCCTGTCCTCTGTGGCTGTTGCAGGGAGCTCTCTTCCTGAGTCTGTGTGCCAGTTTGAATGCTGCTGTGGGTACCCCTGGGGCTGATGCACGGTACTGGTGGGCACTGGTCTGTAGTCTTGCCTGCTCTGATCTCTCTAGTGATTTCCTCTCCATTCGTACTAGCGTGTCATGTTGCACCAAGGCTGTGGGATAATGTCCACTGGCACCTGTGTAGACACTTGAGTTTTCCTAGctgttttttctaaataaagaagggaaaaataacccaGAGAGCCACATTTTGCTCTATCCTTTTCCTGTCTGAGCAAAGCTAAAGCATGGAAGGGGTTCTCAGATCTCCTTAGGCTGCTTGACTGTGGAGAAGTAACTActtctgctgtgctgtttcTGCACAGCAAGGAGACAGTCACTTATTTACCTGTCTtctttaagtgattttttttttcctcttaggcCTCAGAATGTAAAAAGACCTTTGGCATCTGGTAGAGGTGAGTCATTTATTTATCTCACTAAGTGGTTTAGTAGTGTGCTGATCCTAGCTCCAGGAACAGTAAATGCTCTGAGCTACTTCTGCTGAATGAGAAACACGTTGTAGCTCTTGGTCAAGTCTAGAATTTTATGGCTAATGGAGGGGTACCTGGAAGGGTGACTTTCTAGCATCCATCACAGAGAAAGGAAGTCTGATCCTCCACTCATGGAAGAAATGTGAGCTTTGGAGGGACTGGGAGCAGGACTGAACCCTGAGATTTTGCTGGGTCCCTGGCTTCTGTACTCGGCAATGCCAAACCATCTGTGATGGACTGAAGTGAGAACCTGGCTGGGATCCTGTGGGGACGCCATCCAGTGAGGGAAACTCTGCCCTAGAGGCTAAGGCTAGACAGTGTAAATGAAAGTAGGGAAGGGTTTTGGAAACATAAGAACTTCTCTTGCCCAAGGCTGCTAAGAGACCCCATGTCTCCTGATGCCCCATCCTGCCCAGACATCTAGAACATCATCAGTCTCACTCCCTGTTTAACCTGAacacagctccagcagcaccttCTGGGGTGATCTCTTGACTTTCCTAAACTGTGTAGGTGCTTTCCCCCCTCCTTAGACCCTTGTGCAAATGACTGGCACTTCAGGAGCAGCACTGCTGAAGGCAACGTACAATGTCCTTTAAAATATCAGTGCTTCCCTTGACCACCTCTGTTTAGGGCAAGATCTGAATGAAATAACACAGGTATGttgaagggagaggggaggactCCTGTTTTGCAGATCAGGAAGCAGGAGGACATAAAAAATGAGGATCTGACCTGATACCTGCAAGAGTTGTTGCAAGGGACTAATAAACTGCAGGAAACAGGGATGGGGTCCTTGAGTATCCTGTCTGAGGTCATACAGGAGATCTCTGGCAGAGGCAGACACATGTgtcctctgttttctgcttcagctgtgTGGTGGCTTTACTTCCTCTGCAAATATTGATCCCTCCTGTGTTGGTCAGGTTACTCGGGAGCGTTGCTCGTCTTGTGAGTTCACTGCTGCAGTTTGAGATGATGTTTTCTCTGTTCAGAACATTTCTAAACCTCCCTGGAGAGGCTCGCTCTCGTGTCAGAGCAGATTAACAGAGCAATCTTAATGCATGTGCTTTGGAGTTTAATTTTGGTCATGTGTAATTTTTatctcctcttttctctccttccaccacttgtgcttttttttcatgaggAGACGATGGAGGTGAGTGGCACTCTGTTTTTACTGATAACAGAAACAAATGTGGTGTCTTTATTGTGCTGTCATGAGCTGTACCATTAGGTAATGCACCTGGTTAGCAAAATCATTATTTGGGCAAAATCCAAATTTGTCTTGAAATTCTGCTGTGTTCAGGACCCTGTGAGGAGGTACCTCCATGCTCCCTGTCCCTGAGGCCAGCCCATCCTTGTGTGAGGCCCTAAAAAGCACCagcagttttttaaaagtacaagtCCCATTTGAAGGTAGTCACTGAAGTGTCATAAGCCTTCAGGAACAGGATTTgcattgtggggttttttttctgtgcatgttATTGCTGAGAAAGCAGCTCTCAGGCTGGGGCTTTGAGAAGACTTGGAGTCCCCACAGCCTCTGCAGCTGGTAGGAGCTGGGTGCCCAGCTCCCTTAGGCCCTGCAGGCCTCATGCCTGGGAAAGGCTGTGCCCTGGAGCTGTTTGCCCTCTGCAGCACTGGGCCTGTGTATAGGGCTTGTCTTTGTCTCCAAATTATCTCCATCATCCTTGTTTACCCCTACACTGTGCTGTTCTGCAGTGCTTTTGTCCACCCTGCCCCAACACTTGCTGAGATGGGTGGCAAAGACCACATGTGCTATGTTTAGCTGCTGCCACGCTATGTTCTAGAAGCATCAGTCAGAAGGGTGGGCAGGAAAGCAATTTTCATGCTCTTGTAGCgctcctttccctgcttctgCAAAGTGGAGTGGGCAGAGGTCCTCTGGGGATGGGCCTCAGAGGTGCTTTCAAGGCATCAGGCTTGGGCAGTACCTTCCTTGAGTCTTCTGGGCTTCCTTGAGCAGCACCTTGGGCTGTTGCCCTCCTGTGCCGCAGAGGGGAGGGTACTGCCCTGTCTCATTCGTGTATCATCCTGTTGTGCTCTgaaagtgatcgtccctctgtccttggcactggtgaggccgcaccttgaatcctgtatccagttctgggccccgcacttcaagaaagatgttgaggtgttggagcgagtccagaggagggcgaccaagctggtgaagggtctggagggtctgacctacgaggaacggctgagggagctgggggtgtttagcctggagaagaggaggctcagaggtgaccttagtgcagtctacaactacctgaagggaggttgtagtggagtgggagtcggcctcttctcccaggcaactagtgataggacaagaggacacagccttaagcttcgccaggggaggttcaggttggacattaggaagcatttctcagcaagggtcattagccattggaaggggctgcccagggaggtggtggagtccccatctctggaggtgtttaagaaaagcctggacatggcacttagtgccatggtctagttggcatggtggtgtcagggcaatggttggactcaatgatcccagagggctcttccaacctcattgattctgtgaaaggtgtGGCCAAAGAAGTAGCCTAAAACATGACGCTGTGTTAaagccctcctgctgctgcaaggcATCTTAAACTGATGGgctggttttccttttgtttccaggGCACACGTTTTACAAGTGGCTGACAGGTAATCCTTTAGCAAAACTCGGGTTGCTCTTCCTGGGATGAATGCAAAATGTTCAGGGAGTGGGTGGGAGTTACTGGCCACACTCGGGTGGGATTCGATTTCTGTCTGACagccagaagaggaaaattcaACGTATGCTTTCGGTATCTTAAAGTGTCCGTTTCTTTTCAGGTGTCTGTGTAGAGAAACGAGCCTTCTACAAACTCATTTCTGGTCTCCACGCAAGCATCAACATCCATTTGAGTGCCAGGTACCTTTTACAAGGTAAATGCTACTTTGTCTTAGCTCTCCTGCATCAGTCCTGAACTGACACTTGTGTGGCTCTGCTAAATGCTAGCTGGAGCCTGTTCCAGCAGGGTTCAGGCCTCCTTCTgtgctcttctcttccctccctcagcACACAGGTTGTGTAACAGAATCAGGAATGCAGTTACCACACGCCTTCAGGTCTGAAAatggctgtgctgtgctctgtacTGAGACTTCCAGCACGTAGTCCTTCTGTTCCTCCTCCAAGGTTATTCTGGAGTGGGTTTCTAACTGCACATCAAGGCTGTCCCTTCCTAGCCTGTCTTTATGACAGTCAGTTTAGCAATAATCTCACCCAGCCTGTGAAATGCTTGGCTGGGCTTTCCCAAGAGCCTCGATCCATTTCCATATGCCATTTCCATTCCCTTGGTCCATAAGTAGCTATCTGAAGAATCTAAATTTCAACCCTGGAGTTGAAAATCTAGGGTGATGTGAAAACATGCTTTGTGTCTCGCATGGCCAAGGGCTGTGGCATGCCACTCGTGCAGCGTGGAGGCAGGTTCTGACTGACTTTCTGAGGGATTTAGTCATGGTAGTTTAGAGTGGTACCTGTGGAACAAGCCCTACCACCTTTATTCTGCTAAAGCTTACAAAAATCAAGTACAGATTTAGAGAGAGCTGTTGGAATTTGGCTAAGTAATTTAGATTTAACTAAGTAATTATATTTAAGTCTCTACGGCCCATGTAGGCCTCACCTTGATGTGAGTTAGACTACGTTAGAGTTGGGGCATAGAGTAACAAGAGAAACATCAAAGGCAAGAGATGAGTTGGAAGTCTGCAGAGAGGATTAGGAAAATAAGGTTGGTTGCAGACAGCCAAGTAAGCGTCTTTGCTTGCCCTGTGTAGAAAGGGCTAGCTTCTGTTGGTGAAAGGCTACACAAGGTGATCTCTGCTCTGAGAATGTTCCTTGGCTCAGCTTGGGTTCATGCAGGGATTCCCATCTGCAGGTGCCGTGGTCATCTTGTAGAGAGCCTACCTCAGCTCGGAGCTGGAAGGAGTCCTTTCCTGCTGGGCTGGGTATCTATTGGTGATTTAGAAGATAAAGcttctcctatttttttttccccatttttataCATCAGCTTGTGCCTGTGTTACATCTTCCACTCCATACTTTATAGAAAGTACACAATAGGAtgagcaaacagaaatatttgtggaGCCTGTGGGCTTGGTAATGGAAAATAGAGGCCAGTCTCCCCTGATCCTTGGCTGCTTTTGTTCTCTTCCATTTCCACAATCGAAGGAACTCTCTCAAGCTGTCCCTGTTCATTAGGAGGCCTCTGGCCCCCACGCTCCTTCCCAGTGCAAGGTGGTCAGGAGGCCCACGCTGACCAAACTGGAGACCTCTTCTGAGTTCTGCAGCAAGTCGGTGGCTTTTGTGGGCAGGAGTGAAGGAACGAAGGGACCTTCACAGCCTGTCTAGTACATGCATCCAGCCCTCTTCACTTGCAGACAAATGTTGAGCTATTGCCAGCTtacacagagctgctctcagaAACAGCTCAACTGATGAGAAACTCTTCAACTgatttaattctgtttaaaatgggCAGCCTCCATTTTTAGCTGTTGCTTGTAAGCTcgtgtttcacagaatcaaccaggttggaagagccctctgggatcatcgagtccagccattgccctgacaccaccatgtcaactagaccatggcactaagtgccatgtccaggcttttcttaaacccctccagagatggtgactccaccacctccctgggcagccccttccaatggctaatgacccttcaATGTTTCAAACCAACTGACAAAGCTCTGCAGGAATTCTGTGCTTGTTGGGGTTTGAGTTTGGTTAAAAGCACGCTGCTCTTGACTCTTGAGCAGCTTGTGGTTAGCGAAAGGGCTGTGACTTGTAAAGCTGGGAGCTCCCTGGTTAGAGTTACATTTCACCATGTACCTTGGGACGGTGGGAGGAGCTGAACCAGAACTCTACCCATCTGCCTCatgtctttgggtttttttttttcctcagatacGTGGTCAGAGAAGAAATGGGGCCCCAATGTTACAGAGTTCCAACAGAGATTCGATGAAGTCATCACCAGAGGGGAAGGTCCCAGAAGACTCAAGAACCTGTATTTTCTCTACCTGATAGAGCTGCGGGCCTTATCCAAAGTGCTGCCCTTCTTTGAGCGCCCAGGTTTCCAGCTGTACACAGGCAATAAAAGTCACGATGTGGAAATGAAAAACCAATTGCTGGACGTTCTCCATCTGGCCAAGTAATTACATTTGGTACCTGGGGAGAATGGCTCTTTCAACCCTGGCGTCTCTGAGCGTGCTTAACCTTTCACTTAAAGCACCTAGAAAGGCAGGTTCTGGGTTCTTTCTTGGAGTGGGATTTGTGCAGTAGGGTAGTATTGCTGGGAGGTCATCACTATCTGTATTCAACCTGCAAACAGGGTAATTAGGGCCACTGTTTAATAATCTAGGCTGCCTTTTTGATTTAGCAGAATTGACTTTAATAACCACCTAGGTGTCAGCTCTGAGACTGGCTCCCTGTTTGACTCATCTGTGGAATGCCAGGCCTGGCTTTGTGGTTTTGACCAGAAAAAAGGTCCTAAACATGTTGGTAATGGAGGTTTGGGCTGTTGGACTGAGTTTGGAGTAAGATGAATGGAAGATACCAGAACCAGATGGAAATGCATCTCTCCTAATGCGATcaatgtttcacagaatcacagaatcaatcaggttggaagagccctctgggatcatcgagtccaaccattgccctgacaccaccatggcaactagaccacggcactaagtgccacgtccaggcttttcttaaacccctccagagatggtgactccaccacctccctgggcagccctttccaatggctaatgacccttgctgagaagaaatgcttcctaatgtccaacctgaacctcccctggcgaagcttgaggctgtgtcctcttgtcctatcgctggttgcccgggagaagaggccgagtTTGAATTCATCTTGTCACACTCCTGTGCCTTCAGTGCTTACATCTGTTAGAAAACAGGCTACAATTGCTTAGAAACCGTAGAACTGCTGAAGAGGTCTCTAAGGTGAGATGCAAGCTAAAATCAACAGTTTCCAAGGGATCTCAGAAACAAGCAGCTTGACTTAGAAGACATCTCAAGATGTCCAGTGTCTAACAGCTATCAGTTTCATTTGCACACCTAACCAGATGCTGCTGTGGATCTGGAGTGCAGCCGTACAAACCAGCTGTGGAGAGCTAAaactctctttcattttctttcaggtcTTTCCCACTGCATTTTGATGAAAACTCATTCTTTGCAGGGAATAAAAAGGAGGCTGCTAAACTCAAGGTAATTGGCCAGCCCTTCCCTTGGGGCACTTGGTACCTAAAGGGTATTTTCAGGTGTGTGGGATAATACTAGATCTGAAAGGGACCCCAGTACGTGCAAGGTACCAGGACAGGTATTTCcaattcattttgctttctggaTGGATACTTGTGGGTAATGACAGGCTGTTGGGTGTGCGTTCAAGAGCTGCTGAGGGCCCCACTTCAGAAAGCGTTTCCCTAACTCAGTCCCACTCAATTTAgcctgaaatcacagaatcaataaggttggaagagtcctctcggatcatcgagtccaaccattgccctgacaccaccatgtcaactagaccatggcagtaagtgccatgtccaggcttttcttaaacacctccagagatggtgactccaccacctccctgggcagccccttccatcAAATCCAGGATTAATACATTATTGGATTTGGATTAATACACGGAAGAAGGCCTAATTAGTTCGTAACCATGAGCAACTTGAATGTCTTTTCCCCTAGGAGGAATTCAGGCTACACTTCAAGAATATTTCAAAGATAATGGACTGTGTTGGTTGCTTCAAGTGTCGCCTGTGGGGGAAGTTGCAGGTAAGCTTCGTTAGGAGCTGGGGATGTGTCTGGAAGCACCTCAGCTGTTGTGACTCTGGTGAGCAGATGAGGTTCTCAGATATTGCTCAGCTCCTAGATACAGATCAGGGCTGCTTGAATTGTCACCCAGTCCAGTCAGCAGGGAGCAGTGggcctggcagcagctgcctcttgCCTCTGCAGCTGAAAACTGGGGTAAACCTGCTACagctgctccccgagagaggggagggggtgcagaGCCACTGGCAAGCGAGGCAGAGGGTGCTATAAAACTGGGGGTTCGGCGAGATCTGCACTGAATGTTACACGTGGTCAAACCTAGGCAGGAAGCATCTgctgggcagctctgctgtCACAGGAACAGTAAATAAACACAGTGTCCtggctctgttctgctccctcctCTGAGCCGTGTGAAGGGAAATCCAAGGCTCGCTCAAGGATGTCAGCAGGCGTCCTTGCAAAGCTGGAGGAGGGAAGTAAAGTCAAACCTGAGTCAGGCCCTGGATAACTCTCTGCTATTAAATGTTTGTCGTGCGCAGACGCAGGGCTTGGGTACGGCGCTGAAGATCCTCTTTTCTGAAAACCTGATAGAAAAGATACCTGAGAGCGGCCCTTCCTATGGATTCCAGCTGACCAGACAAGAAATCGTTGCCTTATTTAATGCTTTTGGAAGGTTagtttgagacttttttttccttttacacaaGCTGCTGTGttacagagtcacagaatcaaccaggtcggaagagccctctgggatcatcaagtccaaccattgccctgacaccaccatgtcaaccagaccatggcactaagtgccatgtccaggcttttcttaaacccctccagagatggtgactccaccacctccctgggcagccccttccaaaggctaatgacccttgctgagaagaaattcttcctaatgtccaacctgaacctcccctggagcatGTTGTCCCCAGCCCAGGTTGCTGTTCTATGCTCACTTCAGAGCTCTCCTTCAAGCTTCTCCCTTCCACCAGTTCATTCCCAGGTCTGTTTGCAGCAGTTGTTTAACAGGAATCCATCAGTCCAGCCCCTGTGGAGAGCTGGGTGAGGAGTTTTTGGCAGTAAAGGAGGGTAATGAGGCCttcaggagggagaggagatcACAGGACACTCTGGTTATCCATTAGCGCTTAGTGGTATTGACAGAGCTAGAGTTCCTGGCCAACAGGTTTTCCAAAGGATTCTCCAGGCAACGTTGGTGCCGATGCTAAAGCTCAGGGGTCCTCCTGCATCTCACTTCGAATCACTTGTGATCGTACTTGTTGCGTGTGAGTGGCCAGCAGTGGGGGGGCCCTCATGTGCATCAGGCAAATCTGGAGCACCCCAAACTACTCTTCCCTGGGGATGTTGCTGCTCTCCTGAGGACACTGAGGGCTGGCAGGCAGAGCcaccttctttcttccctttccccctctgCCCAGCTAAAACTTGACCCTGGAAGTCCTCTGCTGTGGGAAAAGACTGGGGCCAGGCAGCTCTTTCTCAAACTCCAACCTCATGTCCCACCTACAGGGATTTGAAGAGCCTTTTAAAACCAGACCTCCATCTTTGTGCTGCTTGTTCACAAGTGATTTGGGTTatcccaaaaccaaacccttcaGAAGAAATGAG harbors:
- the ERO1A gene encoding ERO1-like protein alpha codes for the protein MAAGSGLLLWALGLAVLLLPVVAREPPGAAERRCFCQVTGHLDDCTCDVETIDAFNNYKLFPRLNELLESDYFRYYKVNLKKPCPFWDDNSHCGIRDCAVKPCPSDEVPGGIRSGSYKYSEEANNLAEECEEAKRLGAVDGSLSKEAQQAVLQWTQHDDSSDSFCEADDIYSPDAEYVDLLLNPERYTGYKGPDAWKIWNSIYEENCFKPQNVKRPLASGRGDDGGHTFYKWLTGVCVEKRAFYKLISGLHASINIHLSARYLLQDTWSEKKWGPNVTEFQQRFDEVITRGEGPRRLKNLYFLYLIELRALSKVLPFFERPGFQLYTGNKSHDVEMKNQLLDVLHLAKSFPLHFDENSFFAGNKKEAAKLKEEFRLHFKNISKIMDCVGCFKCRLWGKLQTQGLGTALKILFSENLIEKIPESGPSYGFQLTRQEIVALFNAFGRISTSVRELENFRNILRNMQ